A part of Agromyces protaetiae genomic DNA contains:
- a CDS encoding DUF6855 family protein: MTGSGTKDDPWQLTTAPGSSAYTMCRDEASDPPELVCQVGSTKLRYLLRSIDDLHAWLLEQGDWVPLGAADEQKPAPDGSVEAWGRDPGNPAGGWYGLRNGYRGRFGMYLPPLLEALGLAELTHDARNNRVRGI; this comes from the coding sequence ATGACCGGCTCGGGCACGAAAGACGATCCCTGGCAGCTGACCACGGCGCCGGGATCCAGCGCGTACACGATGTGCCGCGACGAGGCATCCGACCCGCCCGAGCTCGTCTGCCAGGTCGGCTCGACGAAGCTCCGCTACCTGCTGCGGTCGATCGACGACCTGCACGCGTGGCTCCTCGAGCAGGGCGACTGGGTGCCGCTCGGCGCAGCAGACGAGCAGAAGCCCGCCCCCGACGGCAGCGTCGAGGCGTGGGGCCGCGACCCCGGCAACCCCGCCGGTGGCTGGTACGGCCTGCGGAACGGCTACCGCGGACGGTTCGGCATGTACCTGCCGCCGCTCCTCGAGGCACTCGGCCTCGCCGAGCTCACCCACGACGCGCGCAACAACCGCGTGCGCGGAATCTGA
- a CDS encoding nuclear transport factor 2 family protein, whose translation MPNDVGANRALVEAAFARWMDGTAYISSLFAPEMTWEIVGRSAASKKYPDAASFIGQVLEPFGRRFPHDTPFRPVRIRSILADGDTVAVVWDGHGTSVAGTVYENTYAWFLTIADGRIVDGVAFYDSIAFDELWNGVDPV comes from the coding sequence ATGCCGAACGACGTCGGGGCGAACCGTGCGCTCGTCGAAGCCGCCTTCGCGCGCTGGATGGACGGCACCGCCTACATCTCGAGCCTCTTCGCGCCCGAGATGACGTGGGAGATCGTCGGTCGCTCCGCCGCGTCGAAGAAGTACCCCGACGCGGCATCCTTCATCGGCCAGGTCCTCGAACCGTTCGGTCGCCGTTTCCCGCACGACACGCCCTTCCGTCCGGTGCGCATCCGAAGCATCCTCGCCGACGGCGACACCGTTGCCGTCGTGTGGGACGGCCACGGCACCTCCGTCGCGGGCACCGTGTACGAGAACACCTACGCGTGGTTCCTCACGATCGCCGACGGGAGGATCGTCGACGGCGTCGCCTTCTACGACAGCATCGCATTCGACGAGCTCTGGAACGGGGTCGACCCCGTCTGA
- a CDS encoding DUF4386 family protein: MNKTTTLKGTTLTGILLIASAVVVNVAFTVLGTAFDYPDILQRPSDEVLGRFAANPVVIGGTFALLAAGAAMLAPIALRLNRHFPAGRIGTAAAITGVAAAAVQVLGLLRWPLIVPFLANALPGSSGTEREALLSTFSTLNSVLGQTIGETFGYLLTTAWTVLAVIALRRAGVIGRLTGILGFVSAALIVTGVLVPLDVPFADQANFVGYILWSAWLVILGITAIVRGRRAKAADVSSATRATAPLVGA, from the coding sequence TCGTCGTCAACGTCGCCTTCACGGTGCTCGGCACCGCGTTCGACTACCCCGACATCCTGCAGCGCCCCTCCGACGAAGTCCTCGGGCGATTCGCCGCGAACCCCGTCGTCATCGGCGGCACGTTCGCCCTCCTCGCCGCGGGCGCCGCGATGCTCGCCCCCATCGCCCTCCGACTGAACCGCCACTTCCCGGCCGGCCGCATCGGCACCGCCGCCGCGATCACGGGCGTCGCCGCCGCCGCTGTGCAGGTCCTCGGGCTCCTGCGCTGGCCGCTCATCGTGCCGTTCCTCGCGAACGCCCTCCCCGGGTCATCCGGCACCGAGCGCGAAGCGCTCCTCTCGACCTTCTCGACCCTGAACTCGGTGCTCGGCCAGACCATCGGCGAGACCTTCGGCTACCTCCTCACGACCGCGTGGACCGTGCTCGCCGTCATCGCCCTCCGCCGCGCGGGCGTCATCGGCCGCCTCACCGGCATCCTCGGCTTCGTCTCGGCCGCCCTCATCGTCACGGGTGTGCTCGTGCCGCTCGACGTGCCCTTCGCCGACCAGGCCAACTTCGTCGGCTACATCCTCTGGAGCGCGTGGCTCGTGATCCTCGGCATCACGGCCATCGTGCGCGGCCGGCGGGCGAAGGCGGCGGATGTCTCGTCCGCGACCCGCGCGACCGCGCCCCTCGTCGGCGCCTGA